The region ACCGCAGGGCCCAAATGGCTCAAACTGCCTGCAGTCAGTGCGCGCAGTCTGCTGCCCGCACTGGTCACCCTGATGATTGGTTGGGCGGTCGCCTGGATTGGGATGCACTGGCAATTGCAGATGGCAGCCCTTGGAATGGGGCTGGTTGCATTGGGCTGGACGTCACTGACCCTGCGTTTTGCCCGTATGGTTTGGTGCAGCCGGGTTAGCGACAAGACGCACACCACGCTGGCCAGTGTCGCTTGCCTGATTGGTGCAGGGGTGATGTTTGGGCTGGCCGTGTCACTGGCGCTCAATTCAACGCCGCTGTTGCGCACCGGTATCCAAATGGGCATCTGGTGGTTTCTTGCACCGGTATTCGTTGTGGCATCACACCGTATGGTTCCGTTTTTCAGTGCCAGTTTGATTGAAATCCTTGATGCCTGGTGGCCCAACTGGGTGCAGATAGTCATGCTCGGCACGCTGTTGTTTGAAGGATTGGTCAGCGTGGTCGACCTGTGGTGGTGGCCCTTGCCGCAGGTGCTGCGCTGGCTGGAGGTATTGGTTGAGGCCCCACTGGCATTGCTGGTGCTGGGCTTGGCGTTGCGCTGGGGCTGCATCCAAAGCCTGAAGATTCGCTTGCTGGCCATGTTGCACGGCGGCTTCGTTTGGCTGGGTATGGCGTTGGCGCTCAATGCCATTTCACATGGATTGATGGCTTCCAGCGGCGATACCGTGTCGCTGGGCCTGGCACCCTTGCATGCCATGACCATGGGCTATCTGGGGTGCACCATGTTTGCCATGGTCACGCGGATAAGCAGCGGCCACGGTGGCCGGAAAGAGTCCGCTGACAACATGGTCTGGTGGCTTTACTGGGTGTTGCAGGCCGCCGCGATTTTGCGCGTCAGCGCCGCCATGGTTGACGTGTTTTCTCAGTCATTGATGCTGGCCGCCATTGTCGCTTGGTGTGTGGTGATGGTCGGCTGGGCGGTGCGTTATGGTGACTGGTTTGGCACGCCCCGGCCGGATGGTCGTGATGGATAAGGGGGCCGTGGCGGACAGCCCCCGATTGGCAGGTGATCTGGCGGTTTGGCTCATCATCCTGGCGGAATTGCTGGCGTTTGGTATTCTTTTTCTGTCTTATGTGTTTGCGCGCACTTTTGATGTGGCGCTGTTCAATGCATCGCAACGCACGCTCGATTTAAATTCTGGTGCCATCAACACGGCCTTGTTGATCACTGGAAGTTGGTGCGTGGTGCGTGCCGTGCAGGCCATCAAATGTGATGCATCGACTGTGGGCGCACGCTGGTTGCTGGTGGCTTTAGCCTGCGGCATTGGTTTTGTGGTCAACAAACTGATGGAATTTTCAGCCACGGCGCAGGCGGGCATCGATTTGTCAACGAATACCTTCTACATGTTCTACATTTTGTTGACTGGGTTTCACTTTTTCCATGTGCTGGCAGCCATGGTCTTTTTGACAATTCTGCTGGTCAAGACCCATGCCGGTCGCTACGGAAGCCATGACGTTCATGCGCTTGAGACAGGTGCCGCCTTTTGGCACATGGTGGATCTGTTGTGGATTGTGCTGTTCCCGTTGATTTATGTAATGCGCTGAAGCCCTGTAACCATGCTGAAATTTTCAACCAACACGCTTTGGCTGCTATTGCTGGCCGCTACTGGGCTCACTTATTGGCTGGGCGAGTCTGGTCAGGTGGGCCAGTCCAGCATGGTGCCTGTGTTCATCATCTTTGGGGTCTCATTTTTCAAGGGCTTGTTGGTCATCAACGACTTTATGGAGCTGCGCCACGCATCCAGTTTGTGGCGCAATCTGCTGGTGGGCTGGCTGGGTTTTGTCATCGGCATGATTCTGCTGGCGTATTGGCTGGGTTCGCGTTGAATTGCCAGCCTTCTGACCTGA is a window of Rhodoferax lithotrophicus DNA encoding:
- a CDS encoding NnrS family protein, with protein sequence MPRWRWHHLLLAPHRLAFFMGAVMLGTTALWWMVLLLAHALHLRLSPVVPATLIHALLMSLTYMPLFFCGFLYTAGPKWLKLPAVSARSLLPALVTLMIGWAVAWIGMHWQLQMAALGMGLVALGWTSLTLRFARMVWCSRVSDKTHTTLASVACLIGAGVMFGLAVSLALNSTPLLRTGIQMGIWWFLAPVFVVASHRMVPFFSASLIEILDAWWPNWVQIVMLGTLLFEGLVSVVDLWWWPLPQVLRWLEVLVEAPLALLVLGLALRWGCIQSLKIRLLAMLHGGFVWLGMALALNAISHGLMASSGDTVSLGLAPLHAMTMGYLGCTMFAMVTRISSGHGGRKESADNMVWWLYWVLQAAAILRVSAAMVDVFSQSLMLAAIVAWCVVMVGWAVRYGDWFGTPRPDGRDG
- a CDS encoding cytochrome c oxidase subunit 3, with the translated sequence MDKGAVADSPRLAGDLAVWLIILAELLAFGILFLSYVFARTFDVALFNASQRTLDLNSGAINTALLITGSWCVVRAVQAIKCDASTVGARWLLVALACGIGFVVNKLMEFSATAQAGIDLSTNTFYMFYILLTGFHFFHVLAAMVFLTILLVKTHAGRYGSHDVHALETGAAFWHMVDLLWIVLFPLIYVMR
- a CDS encoding cytochrome C oxidase subunit IV family protein, which gives rise to MLKFSTNTLWLLLLAATGLTYWLGESGQVGQSSMVPVFIIFGVSFFKGLLVINDFMELRHASSLWRNLLVGWLGFVIGMILLAYWLGSR